A region of the Brienomyrus brachyistius isolate T26 unplaced genomic scaffold, BBRACH_0.4 scaffold212, whole genome shotgun sequence genome:
TTGTTGCATACCCCTCAAAAAGTGAGTAGGTACGCCCCTGCCCCCCAAACTCCTGTTATCTCTGGGCCAGGGACAAAAAACCGACAGCTCGACCCCACTTGTGTGTGCTAATGCTATCTTACCCGAAATCCTGGCATTTCTAAACAGTGGCTAATTTTAGCGTCGTGTAATCAGCGTTCATGGATAGCTGGCTAACACATGGCTGACTGAAAGTCGGATGGAAGTGATACGACGAGTCACGACGACACCATGAACTAATGTACATTGCAACTagggctatatatatatatatatatattcaatatGTGAGTTTGTTTAAACATCACTAAGTGAACTGTATAACGGGCATTTTTTATACCTTCTTTTTGGAGGGGGGCGCCAAAATTGTTGTTGCATATCCCCCCAAATAATAAGTAGTTGCGCCCCTGCCTGTGTTTTAACATTACTGCACTGTGCATTAATCTTTGTACGGCTACACCTGGGTGAAAGCTTGTAATTACCAATCCATCCAGCTTTTAAACCACTATCAGGCACAGGGATACCAGTCCGTCGCAAGAAGCTCCATGTACTGGTACTGGTGTACTGGTGGTTTTATTCATTCTGAAAATGTTCTTATATACAGTCCAGTAAAATGGCCAGTAGGTTGACGGCAGGTATTCACTCTGCATTGTGGGGGGATATTGGACGGAGATTGAATGGATTTTTAATCTGTCCGCAGACTGGACTGCAGAAGCTGCGTAGTTGTTGGGAATGGGTATGGAATCAAGGGCACCTCCCTGGGGGACACCATCAACCACTATGATGTGGTGATCAGGTAAAAGAGagagcgagtgtgtgtgtgtgtgtgtgtgtgtgtgtacgtacgCAGGGTCACGGTGGTCGGTCAACATCATGATCTGTCAGTTATACAACTCGTACATTGTTCTCTTAACAATTCAATGCTGCAAAACTACAAAACACTGTCAGAAAAGGTCCTTTTTCAATAGCTCACCTAAAAGATTTGACAAAGATATGTCAAAATATACTCCCAAAAAATGCTAAAGATTAATGCTAAAACAGCAACCAATACGTCATGGGAGAAAAGGAGGATGTGATATCGAATCATAGTCTCTCAACATTGTACCTACTCATGTTTAACGCAACCCTAACAGCTAGCAACGCTAACAAACCTTGGTTAACAACCATTTAAATTGTGAAAATGATGCATCTCTAAAAATCAAATCACTGCATATGTAGGCTATACACTACACCAGAAGATGGTGTATTTCAGTCATGATCGAGGTACGGCTCCCTTGTTcggtatctctctctctctctcgttcaaCGACTGGTTCATCCCTTCGGGTCTCTCGTTCAGAACTAAACTAGAGACTCTCAGTCCTTCGTTCTCTGTAGGCATATACTTTCAGTCCCAGGTTTAGTTTCCAGCCAATCATATTCTTCCTTACATCACGACCTTACATGTGTCACTGACTCTTACTGGCCAGAGTAAAATTTCAGAGGACAAGCGCAGAAGAATGAAAAGCACAAATCTTTGGAGGGAAGGGAGCGTGAGTGTGTAGTTTCTGTTCCCCGCGAATGAATCTTGGGGCAGGCTGAATTGAACCGTGCGATAAACGCTCTCCGCATCTTGCTGAAAAATCCTTCAGGCCTTAAACAATGAGGTGAAAGGCTGAGCAACTTTGTTGTATAATGAGCCACATTGATGGATATTAGCCCCTTGACAGAGCTCTTTGTCTGCTGTAGGACTCGTCCGTGTGGCTTCAAAGCTGCTGTGACAGAATGGGACTCTCACAGTCCCACACTGGATTATTTGTCCCTTTTACAGCTGAGACATTTTCCTAAAATGGTCCCCCTCatatctgcttttttttttttcccaggatCAACGATGCTCCTGTGAGAGGCTTCGAGAAGGATGTAGGCAACAAGACCACCATGCGCTTCTTCTACCCCGAGTCGGCGTCCCAAAACCCCAGTGTTGACAACGAAGCAGACACCCTCATGGTGGTCATACCCTTCAAGCCAATGGACCTGATCTGGCTTAGGAACATCCTGTTTGACGAGAAGAGGGTACCCAGTATTTAATACACTGGGACAATGATGATGTAATCCTGATGTAATCCTTTTTGGCTGCTGGAGAGCCACTGACATGTCCATGTTTGGTTTTTCAGTCCAGGAAAGGCTTCTGGAAGTCTCCGCCTCTGATGTGGCTGGCTAACAGAAGTAATTTGCGTATCCTGGACCCCTTCTTCATGCGCAACACAGCCGCTCAGCTGCTCCGGGCCAGGTTCCGATCGAAGACGAAGGATGTAAGGGCGCCTCTTCAAGCTCCGTGACATTATTATTAGTTATTTCCCTGTCTTTCTAAGATTTCCGACTGTCTCCAGAAGTGCGTCCAGTGACGGACAAACGTGACCACTTCTCTCTTGAATGAAGAGAATTTACCCTCAAGCGTTACACCCAACACAAAAAGCCACTCAAAAACCAGATTTTTGTGGCCATATAATTAACCATTTTGGGTTCATAAGAAAGTAAAACTGAAATTCTCCTTCACAGGTTTTCAAATGTCTGACGTGAGCTAAAGCATTTATAGGTTGGGAAGATCTTAACAGTTTAAGTTGCTAATTGATAGGTTTGACAAAGCTGTAATTAACCTCCATTTCCATAAGCCCACTCCTCTGTGTAATCAATGCATTCAGCCTTATGTGTCTGGCACGAAAATAATCGCTTTAATTCAATGATTTGTTTTAATTACTacctatacagtactgtgcaaaattattaggcagccaaagaaaatgtttaaaggagccgtttcaaaacctctgctgacGTCTCCATTATTTCCGGCCACCACACAATAcatccatatattttttttgactagaccaccagcacacctcgtATAGCTAATCGATATCTCATTGgctttttaactaattaaggtaaTTAAATGTGTTGGtggttaaatttaataaatacatggaatggctgaggttctTCCGAGGAGAGGTCTGGGAACCAacgtggtgttcatctagcaatCCGTcgagatatcagtaactttttgaagAGCAGAAGAAATTTTTACTGATTATTATAGTGTAACTCTTAATTTGCATGTTAAAATGGGTATTTTTCGTTCTGAGCAGCTCTGCACTTGCCGGAAaaaaacccagataaatagctttaaacatttctttagaCTGCCTCAGACATTACTGTGTCTTCTTAAAATACTAACGATATTTTCTTTAACTGTTTGAGGAGATCGGATATAAAGCATTGTGCAATTGTTATGCATTCAGTTTGAAGGGCTGTTGTTTCAGATGGAGGGTGATAAATTCTATGTCGTTTGCAAGGCTGGTGTGCGACACGTGTGCCGCATCTGCTGGTACATTCAGTCCTCCTTTTCTGTGCAGTTCTCTCTCCGGCCAACCACAGGGATTCTGGCGATCTACGTGGCCTTGAATTACTGCGACATGGTTCACGTCGCAGGGTTCGGCTATCCACCAATACAAAACCTGACGGCCCCAACCCACTACTTTGGAAAAACTGTTATGAAGTCTATGAAGGTGACACTTTCTTTCATGAAGACCaggcattttattttatatatatatatatatatattagtgtaatatatatattagtgtTTCCCCTAGCtttagagcttttttttttttgagggggggggggggcacggacaATTAATTTAACTGGTAAATGCGACGTTTTCCGatacgcgctctctgtccgctggtgggagtgtgctcccCTGTGCCGGTcgtgatacagagagcagagtagAATTGTAAACGcacgaccgtgtagagacaaaaatgacaagctgttgtgtaaataatttaaataacatAACTTGAccttgaccttcaagggggaGTGGGAGGTGCCCCCCGTAATATAATGGTTGCGGAAACACTGAAATGGATTAGATTAGAttggtgtgtgtatatattgtatgtatatttaaatatataactaTCAAAATGAGCATGTGAATCTGTTTTTGGTGTAGTCAGTATTAGATATGTTTATCTCCACACTCCGTTCATCCATCTTGCGATAATGCGTGGTTTGTGACGTGTATTTTTCTTCCCCAGAATTCTGGTCATGACGTCTCCTACGAGGCAAAGGCTTTGAAGAGACTGGAAGACTCTGGTGCGATCGTATACCTTCATCCTCACTGATAGATGTGTCCCAGACTCCCACCACGGACTAGGAGACGTATAATATGATGATGCCTTTTATTGAATGTTTTTGAACATGTTTCttgaatgaatttttttttgctccttGCACGGATACGACGGCTGATGTATTGGGATGTGTATCCAATCATGCTCTGCTTTGAGACAcacaaagcggggggggggggggggagggggggctcatGGACttggttttatttcatttattaaacaGGTTGAAGCTTTATTCTATTCATCTAATGGCAGTTTAATTTCTTCTGGGCTACACTGGGATAAGCACAGGAATTCGACCGCCAGCACATGGCCGATTAGAGGTGCCGTTTGAGATTCTGAGCATATCATATCCCCCACCcaaaccaatccaattatgtttcaCATTTTTAGGGCTCATTTCACCTTTCTTGAGGGACCCTTCTATGATCCATGGAGCTATTTCCATTCCCAGCTTGCAATAATCTGCTGTTTCCTTCCTAgaaactaaaaacaaaaaactgtcATCCTACAGACATAAGCAGTTATTTAGCTGCCAAAGCTCCACAAATGGATTAAGCAACATAATCCGTCATTTGGACATGTGAGTGAAAACTGAGACAAGATTCGCACTAGATACAAAGCCGGCCCCCTGTTTACATAATCAGAGAAgaaagttttcagtgaagcgcTACGAATTTCGTTGGTCGGTAGCCGGATACCAAGATAACGTAACGTTCGTAGCTGAACCCCGTCATTTACCTCTGCGTGGCTTTGTTCAGCCAAAATATCTTGTTCTTATATTATTCTTAATTTTTAAGCACTTAGGTATTCTATGCAATTAACTTAATAAAAAAATTGGAGCCCCTTAGGCAATGGTAATTAGTATTTCGTGCTCTCGAGTCACCAATTCGTGCTTTCGAGAGCATTGTTTAGTAACTCGAGCGCACAAATTACTATTAGATAGTTGTATAGTCGTATAGAGATATTTGTCTACCATGACACATAAGGAGTCCTCTACAAAGTTAGATGAAAATAATATCAAGTTTAGTCAATTTCTTGCATGAGTGCTGGGGTGTACTATGACGCGAGTCCTACATAACTCCTACACCGGAGTTAACGGGACAGCCGGGTTAACTAAACCTGCTTTCCGCAGTCGGCTTTAAATGGTGCTGCGATGGTGGTTGTGTAATCACTTGGTTCGGGATTGCTGGGAGTCTGCTCGTTCGCGTAAAAGGGGCGATATATGCATTGTAAActaagaatccatccatccattcattttccaaaccgcttatcctactgggtcgcggggggtccggagcctatcccggaagcaatgggcacaaggcagggaacaacccaggacggggggccagcccatcgcagggcacactcacacaccattcactcacgcatgcactcctatgggcaatttagcaactccaattagcctcagcatgtttttggactgtggggggaaaccggagtacccggaggaaaccccacgacgacatggggagaacatgcaaactccacatacatgtaacccaggcggagactcgaacctggatcccagaggtgtgaggcaacagtgctaatcactgcacctaAACTAAGAATCGTCCTTTGATATTTGTATAATGCCACCCCTCGGCTAATTTTATCGTCGGCACCCATTGCCGTGGCGGTCTGTATACAAGGCTTTGGTGTTAACCTCGTTAAGCCTGTAAACTCGCTTCGTGGTACGCCTCTCAGATCGAAAAGCCAGTGTCTACAGCTGACCGTAATGAACTTATTACTCGGTTAGGTTTCAGTGAAATTAACTGGGTGGACTCGGGTACATTGGCGTGGAATCTGATCTCTGTTCAAGAACAAAGTGTTGGCGTGGTGATAttaagaataaataaaatagcatATTATTTATACTTAATgttaagaataaaaaaaaattaagttgtgtttctattattgttattcgtattattattaataaaattaagaataaccatttaaaaaataagaaaatgccATCATGTGCTACATTAATTGCCTGTTTCCTGGCATTTAGATGGCATGTATTTATGATTATGAATAGCTAGATAAACATATGGATATATTTCGAAGTAGACTgaagtaaatgattagaatttgTCTCACTGCGAGAATCACATGCGAAGCTTCCAGTTGCAGCCACAAGAGGGAAACGAAAGACAACCTAAGCTACAGGTATAGTCTCCAAGCAGGGGCGTGGCTGGAAATTTTGGGCCTCTTAACGTAATACTTAAGGAACCCCACCCAGTGTCCCCACAGTTAAATTTGCTGTGGGGCCGTTAGTACGATTTTACGTATTCAagagcccctgtaaagtgctgtccCTGCCCCCACTTTTGCTTTATATTGAACGTTATACGTTAGAATGGAACGCATGAGAAAGTCAGAATgattaatataattaaattgACATCAAGTGTAAACATAAGCATCAACATAAAcgtcaaaaaaataaatgtaaacatatGACGGGGCGTGTCAGGAGTGAACAAATCGTagcgaatgaatgaatgaaaagagTCATGATTTTCATCTCCCGTTCTAGCTGACTGTCTAACAGGGGATACACATATCCCATTAAGGGGGCGTCCCGTGCTGCGTGCTGTTCCCATGGCGACAAAATGGACGTTGTTGATGGCTCGCGCTGAAACTCGCTAGTCTCGGCGGATCTTCTTGCGCTGATGTTTGTCCTGTCTTCAGATCAAAAATAGCAGGGAATAGTTTAAAACTGGCAGACAGCGGGACGCGTTTACTCACTTTCTCAGAATACACACAGATGTGGAAACGGGACTGTATCTGAAAATACAGCTGTGGGAAAAAAGGACCACAGCAAAATAtttagtttcactcatttctcagtttatggctATGCTTCTGTGTAAGATATACTTTGTTTTTGTAAACTCcaacctggctcttccctgcttctcattaatgaagggcttcttcgtTGCTTtacgggacttcagtcctgcttctagcagcctgatacgaactgtcccagcagtgcacttcacacctgcacttaatgtttcgcATTCATTTGGAAAGTTACTTGATGCCATCCTACGATTCGTAAGAAACTGGTAGATAaattaacggtcatctctggcattagaaagtcgcctCCGCCTTTTACCTGGcgggtttctggtcgttcccagtgtctcccgcTTCGCcgtattcttgtgtactgctgcctttgaacctgaaagcatcctgctgctcagcgtagccagcagaaccacaattaaaccatgatttaaaaatgtacgtttttttttccagagctctaGGGCTGTATGTTTCTCCGGTGTAAAGTAACTACTACTATTACTATGATTGTTATTGCtgctgttattattgttatagtTTGATGTTTGTAAATCGATGTTTTATTTCCCACTGATAAAAGCATGATTTTACTAATGTGTGCCATCAAACCCATGAAGTTTCTTTGCTTTTtctgaataaaaagaaaatatgcaACTCAGATTTCCTTCTTGCACTGCACTATATATCTTACAATGAATTTTAAAGGATGGGTTTCATTTTGTTATAACACTTGATTTAAATGTATTATACTTTCTAGGCAAGTAGGCCTACTTTTGACACCAGGGGCCTCACGTATCAATGGTGCGTATGAACAAAAATGCACGCTCACGCGCATTGATGCATGACTGCTCGGTCAAATCAGTGCTACTGTTGTCTGGTTTCCCTTTCGGTTTTAAATTCGCATTCATGATGCAGGGTTCATCAAATACACTAAAATTAATTAATGGGACCGGGACAGATTGTACCTGATTTTCTGTCGTTTCTGCGATTTT
Encoded here:
- the LOC125728231 gene encoding CMP-N-acetylneuraminate-beta-galactosamide-alpha-2,3-sialyltransferase 4-like isoform X3, which translates into the protein MAVLYTAGFTILVLCVTFITSFNFIFQSDVETAYANLHRTVKCVSTSWNSTGFKTGRNTRLFLRLNDFIWRYIPSSLPLPYGTEHSQDTLKMILSAMSSFDMPENSNRLDCRSCVVVGNGYGIKGTSLGDTINHYDVVIRINDAPVRGFEKDVGNKTTMRFFYPESASQNPSVDNEADTLMVVIPFKPMDLIWLRNILFDEKRSRKGFWKSPPLMWLANRSNLRILDPFFMRNTAAQLLRARFRSKTKDFSLRPTTGILAIYVALNYCDMVHVAGFGYPPIQNLTAPTHYFGKTVMKSMKNSGHDVSYEAKALKRLEDSGAIVYLHPH
- the LOC125728231 gene encoding CMP-N-acetylneuraminate-beta-galactosamide-alpha-2,3-sialyltransferase 4-like isoform X1 — protein: MGHPEISRDSPVESGCHGRPVHWYAGFTILVLCVTFITSFNFIFQSDVETAYANLHRTVKCVSTSWNSTGFKTGRNTRLFLRLNDFIWRYIPSSLPLPYGTEHSQDTLKMILSAMSSFDMPENSNRLDCRSCVVVGNGYGIKGTSLGDTINHYDVVIRINDAPVRGFEKDVGNKTTMRFFYPESASQNPSVDNEADTLMVVIPFKPMDLIWLRNILFDEKRSRKGFWKSPPLMWLANRSNLRILDPFFMRNTAAQLLRARFRSKTKDFSLRPTTGILAIYVALNYCDMVHVAGFGYPPIQNLTAPTHYFGKTVMKSMKNSGHDVSYEAKALKRLEDSGAIVYLHPH
- the LOC125728231 gene encoding CMP-N-acetylneuraminate-beta-galactosamide-alpha-2,3-sialyltransferase 4-like isoform X2, translating into MGHPEISRDSPVESGCHGRPVHWYGFTILVLCVTFITSFNFIFQSDVETAYANLHRTVKCVSTSWNSTGFKTGRNTRLFLRLNDFIWRYIPSSLPLPYGTEHSQDTLKMILSAMSSFDMPENSNRLDCRSCVVVGNGYGIKGTSLGDTINHYDVVIRINDAPVRGFEKDVGNKTTMRFFYPESASQNPSVDNEADTLMVVIPFKPMDLIWLRNILFDEKRSRKGFWKSPPLMWLANRSNLRILDPFFMRNTAAQLLRARFRSKTKDFSLRPTTGILAIYVALNYCDMVHVAGFGYPPIQNLTAPTHYFGKTVMKSMKNSGHDVSYEAKALKRLEDSGAIVYLHPH
- the LOC125728231 gene encoding CMP-N-acetylneuraminate-beta-galactosamide-alpha-2,3-sialyltransferase 4-like isoform X4; the protein is MLRAAMLFVATGTVSVTFLTAWGGGTLLSVYLVVARAVAACRSLTWWGVYLRQDGESKKVIGCSRQKEKKRKGEGMRGDAPKMLMRVKDSNRLDCRSCVVVGNGYGIKGTSLGDTINHYDVVIRINDAPVRGFEKDVGNKTTMRFFYPESASQNPSVDNEADTLMVVIPFKPMDLIWLRNILFDEKRSRKGFWKSPPLMWLANRSNLRILDPFFMRNTAAQLLRARFRSKTKDFSLRPTTGILAIYVALNYCDMVHVAGFGYPPIQNLTAPTHYFGKTVMKSMKNSGHDVSYEAKALKRLEDSGAIVYLHPH